The Nitrospirota bacterium genome has a segment encoding these proteins:
- a CDS encoding RDD family protein, whose product MTHADSFNRVNPAASEKGGFWVRLLAFIVDNIIIFFATAFFAFVAGLATGLGGLTSDVSAENVEYLSTIFGFCIGTLLGPFYYTFFTGWEGQTPGKKLMGLRVITMTGENVGYGRALLRYMGYFVSFFLLGLGFVMIAFDRNKRGFHDFIAGTCVIRVE is encoded by the coding sequence ATGACACATGCTGATTCATTCAATAGAGTTAATCCAGCCGCCAGCGAAAAAGGTGGTTTCTGGGTGCGACTTTTGGCATTCATTGTTGATAATATAATTATCTTTTTTGCAACTGCGTTCTTTGCCTTCGTCGCTGGCCTGGCAACAGGACTGGGCGGTTTAACATCTGATGTGTCCGCTGAGAATGTTGAGTACCTCTCTACAATATTTGGTTTCTGCATAGGAACCCTGTTAGGTCCATTTTATTATACTTTTTTTACGGGATGGGAAGGACAGACTCCAGGCAAGAAACTTATGGGACTGCGCGTAATAACCATGACAGGTGAAAATGTTGGTTATGGCCGGGCATTATTACGATACATGGGATATTTTGTTTCCTTCTTCCTTCTTGGACTTGGATTTGTTATGATAGCATTTGACAGGAATAAACGAGGTTTCCATGATTTTATTGCAGGGACATGCGTAATCAGGGTCGAATAG